A window from Bubalus kerabau isolate K-KA32 ecotype Philippines breed swamp buffalo chromosome 5, PCC_UOA_SB_1v2, whole genome shotgun sequence encodes these proteins:
- the MRGPRF gene encoding mas-related G-protein coupled receptor member F has product MAGNCSWEAHPTNWNKMCPGVSEAPELYSRGFLTIEQITMLPPPAVMNYIFLLFCLCGLVGNGLVLWFFGFSIKRSPFSVYFLHLASADVGYLFSKAVFSILNTGGFLGPFADYVRAVSRIVGLCMVLTGVSLLPAISSERCLSVIFPTWYWRRRPKRLSAVVCSLLWALSLLVTCVHNYFCVFLGRQASGAGCRHMDAFLGILLFLVFCPLMVLPCLALILHVECRARRRQRSAKLNHVILAVVSVFLVSSIYLGIDWFLFWVFQIPAPFPEYVTDLCLCINSCAKPVVYFLAGRDKSQRLWEPLRVVFQRALRDGAEPGEAGGGTPNTVTLEMQCPSGNAS; this is encoded by the coding sequence ATGTGTCCCGGCGTGAGCGAGGCCCCGGAGCTCTACAGCCGTGGCTTCCTGACTATCGAGCAGATCACCATGCTGCCGCCGCCGGCCGTCATGAACTACATCTTCCTGCTCTTCTGTCTGTGCGGCCTGGTGGGCAACGGGCTGGTCCTCTGGTTTTTCGGCTTCTCCATCAAGAGGAGCCCCTTCTCTGTCTACTTCCTGCACCTGGCCAGCGCGGACGTCGGCTACCTCTTTAGTAAGGCCGTGTTCTCCATTCTGAACACGGGGGGCTTCCTGGGCCCCTTTGCCGACTACGTCCGCGCCGTGTCCCGCATCGTGGGGCTCTGCATGGTCCTCACCGGCGTCAGCCTCCTGCCAGCCATCAGCTCGGAGCGCTGCCTGTCGGTCATCTTTCCCACCTGGTATTGGCGCCGTCGGCCCAAGCGCCTGTCGGCCGTGGTGTGCTCGCTGCTCTGGGCCCTGTCGCTGCTGGTCACCTGCGTCCACAACTACTTCTGCGTGTTCCTGGGCCGCCAGGCGTCCGGGGCAGGCTGCAGGCACATGGACGCCTTCCTGGGCATCCTGCTCTTCCTGGTCTTCTGCCCGCTCATGGTGCTGCCCTGCCTGGCGCTCATCCTGCACGTGGAGTGCCGGGCCCGGCGGCGCCAGCGCTCAGCCAAGCTCAACCACGTCATCCTGGCCGTGGTCTCGGTGTTCCTCGTGTCCTCCATCTACCTGGGCATCGACTGGTTCCTCTTCTGGGTCTTCCAGATCCCAGCGCCCTTCCCGGAGTACGTCACCGACCTGTGCCTCTGCATCAACAGCTGCGCCAAGCCCGTGGTCTACTTCCTGGCCGGCAGGGACAAGTCGCAGCGCCTGTGGGAGCCCCTCAGGGTGGTCTTTCAGCGGGCCCTGCGGGACGGGGCAGAGCCGGGGGAGGCAGGAGGCGGCACACCCAACACGGTCACCCTGGAGATGCAATGTCCCTCAGGGAACGCCTCCTGA
- the LOC129654121 gene encoding mas-related G-protein coupled receptor member D — MNYTLFRAPALVESSAELEELGTAYWVLSAMILFTCLDGFVGNGLVVWLLGSQGQRSPFSVYILHLGMADLLFLLCMAFKVILICFRLVNRVHTALDIVSRVKCFTYTASLSVLTASSMQRCLSVLFPVWYKSHQPKHLSAVLCALLRALSLLLNMVATFLCSDFLAQDELLCFRIDLVISILLMGVFTPLMVGSSLILCVGVQRSSTATHRRPTRVYVTVLVCVLVFLAFALPLGIRWFLISWLDLPWKTKTLFSLLARLFSAVSSSANPVIYFLVGRRKSRGLQEPLGAVLRRALREEPELEGREMPSSTTTTDPGF; from the coding sequence ATGAACTACACTCTGTTCCGGGCCCCAGCCCTGGTAGAGAGCAGTGCCGAGTTGGAGGAGCTGGGCACGGCCTACTGGGTGCTGAGTGCGATGATCCTGTTCACCTGTCTGGATGGCTTTGTAGGCAATGGCCTGGTGGTCTGGTTGCTGggctcccaggggcagaggagcccctTCAGTGTCTACATCCTCCACCTGGGCATGGCagacctcctcttcctcctctgcatGGCCTTCAAGGTCATCCTGATTTGCTTCCGGCTGGTCAACAGAGTCCACACGGCCCTGGACATAGTGAGCAGGGTGAAGTGCTTCACCTACACGGCCAGCCTGAGCGTGCTGACCGCCAGCAGCATGCAGCGCTGCCTCTCCGTCCTCTTCCCGGTGTGGTACAAGTCTCACCAGcccaagcacctgtcagccgtgcTGTGCGCCCTGCTCCGGGCGCTGTCCCTCCTGCTGAACATGGTGGCCACGTTCCTCTGCAGTGATTTCTTGGCCCAGGACGAGCTGCTGTGCTTCAGGATAGACTTGGTCATCAGCATCCTCCTCATGGGGGTCTTCACACCCCTGATGGTCGGGTCCAGCCTCATCCTCTGTGTGGGGGTGCAGAGGAGCTCCACAGCGACACACCGGCGGCCCACGCGGGTGTACGTGACCGTCCTGGTCTGCGTCTTGGTGTTCCTTGCCTTCGCCCTGCCCCTCGGCATCCGTTGGTTCCTCATCTCCTGGTTGGACCTGCCCTGGAAGACGAAGACTCTCTTCAGCCTACTTGCCCGCCTCTTCTCGGCCGTGAGCAGCAGCGCTAACCCGGTCATCTACTTCCTGGTGGGCAGGCGGAAGAGCCGGGGTCTGCAGGAGCCCCTGGGGGCCGTGCTGCGCAGGGCGCTGAGGGAGGAGCCGGAGCTGGAGGGGAGGGAGATgccctcctccaccaccaccaccgaccCGGGGTTCTGA